One Vitis vinifera cultivar Pinot Noir 40024 chromosome 8, ASM3070453v1 genomic window carries:
- the LOC100241403 gene encoding uncharacterized protein LOC100241403 isoform X2 — translation MSSRGRKKAALYEKLQLLRSVTNSSAHSKTSIIVDATKYIEDLKQKVDRLNQDVATSQFSADQNPLPVVKVETLERGFLINVFSERNCPGLLVSILETFEELGLNVLDARVSCSDSFHLEAVGGENEGQQDSIDAQVVKQAVLQAIKNWSESSEQE, via the exons ATGTCTTCTAGGGGGCGAAAGAAAGCAGCTCTATATGAAAAGTTGCAACTACTTCGTTCTGTTACCAACTCTAGTGCT CACAGCAAAACCTCAATTATAGTGGATGCAACTAAGTATATAGAAGACTTGAAGCAAAAGGTAGATAGACTGAACCAAGACGTTGCGACTTCACAATTTTCCGCAGACCAGAATCCATTACCTGTG GTTAAAGTGGAAACCCTAGAAAGGGGCTTTCTAATTAATGTGTTCTCAGAAAGAAATTGCCCAGGTCTGCTAGTCTCAATACTGGAAACCTTTGAGGAGCTGGGGCTTAATGTGCTCGACGCTAGGGTTTCTTGTTCAGATAGTTTTCATCTTGAAGCAGTTGGAGGAGAA AATGAAGGACAACAGGATAGCATAGATGCTCAAGTGGTGAAACAAGCAGTGCTGCAAGCTATCAAGAACTGGAGTGAAAGCAGTGAGCAAGAATAG
- the LOC100241403 gene encoding uncharacterized protein LOC100241403 isoform X1 translates to MSSRGRKKAALYEKLQLLRSVTNSSAHSKTSIIVDATKYIEDLKQKVDRLNQDVATSQFSADQNPLPVQVKVETLERGFLINVFSERNCPGLLVSILETFEELGLNVLDARVSCSDSFHLEAVGGENEGQQDSIDAQVVKQAVLQAIKNWSESSEQE, encoded by the exons ATGTCTTCTAGGGGGCGAAAGAAAGCAGCTCTATATGAAAAGTTGCAACTACTTCGTTCTGTTACCAACTCTAGTGCT CACAGCAAAACCTCAATTATAGTGGATGCAACTAAGTATATAGAAGACTTGAAGCAAAAGGTAGATAGACTGAACCAAGACGTTGCGACTTCACAATTTTCCGCAGACCAGAATCCATTACCTGTG CAGGTTAAAGTGGAAACCCTAGAAAGGGGCTTTCTAATTAATGTGTTCTCAGAAAGAAATTGCCCAGGTCTGCTAGTCTCAATACTGGAAACCTTTGAGGAGCTGGGGCTTAATGTGCTCGACGCTAGGGTTTCTTGTTCAGATAGTTTTCATCTTGAAGCAGTTGGAGGAGAA AATGAAGGACAACAGGATAGCATAGATGCTCAAGTGGTGAAACAAGCAGTGCTGCAAGCTATCAAGAACTGGAGTGAAAGCAGTGAGCAAGAATAG